Proteins encoded by one window of Xyrauchen texanus isolate HMW12.3.18 chromosome 24, RBS_HiC_50CHRs, whole genome shotgun sequence:
- the LOC127617634 gene encoding paired box protein Pax-2a isoform X10: protein MDIHCKADPFSAMHLSHIGHGGVNQLGGVFVNGRPLPDVVRQRIVELAHQGVRPCDISRQLRVSHGCVSKILGRYYETGSIKPGVIGGSKPKVATPKVVDKIAEYKRQNPTMFAWEIRDRLLAEGVCDNDTVPSVSSINRIIRTKVQQPFHPSSDGTGTPLTTGHTIVPSTASPPVSSASNDPVGSYSINGILGIPRSNGEKRKRDDDGSDGSGPNSDSQGSVESLRKHLRADAFTQQQLEALDRVFERPSYPDVFPTSEHIKPEQANEYSLPALNPGLDEVKPSLSTSASSDLGSSVSQSYPVVTGRDMASTTLPGYPPHVPPTGQGSYPTSTLAGMVPGSDFSGNPYSHPQYTTYNEAWRFSNPALLSSPYYYSAASRGSAPPTAATAYDRH from the exons TATCCCATATAGGGCACGGCGGTGTGAACCAGCTAGGAGGGGTGTTTGTGAATGGCAGACCCCTACCTGACGTGGTCAGGCAAAGAATCGTGGAACTCGCGCATCAAGGAGTCAGACCTTGTGACATCTCAAGACAGCTACGGGTCAGCCATGGCTGTGTCAGCAAAATTCTAGGAAG ATATTATGAAACCGGCAGTATTAAACCTGGAGTTATTGGCGGCTCCAAACCAAAAGTGGCGACGCCCAAAGTTGTGGATAAAATCGCAGAATACAAGCGGCAGAATCCCACAATGTTTGCCTGGGAGATCAGAGACCGACTTCTCGCCGAGGGCGTGTGTGACAACGACACTGTACCAAGTGTTTCATCTATAAACAG GATAATTCGAACCAAAGTTCAGCAGCCTTTCCATCCATCTTCTGATGGCACAGGAACGCCTCTCACCACAGGACACACCATAG TGCCCAGCACAGCTTCCCCACCTGTGTCAAGTGCTTCCAATGACCCTGTGGGGTCCTACTCTATTAATGGCATCCTCGGAATCCCTCGCTCCAACGGTGAAAAGCGAAAACGGGATGATG ATGGTTCAGATGGCTCTGGCCCAAACAGTGATTCTCAGGGTAGTGTGGAGAGTTTACGGAAGCACCTGAGGGCTGATGCCTTCACTCAACAGCAGCTGGAAGCTTTGGACCGGGTGTTTGAGCGGCCGTCATACCCCGATGTCTTCCCCACGTCAGAGCACATCAAGCCAGAGCAG GCTAATGAGTACTCACTACCAGCACTGAACCCTGGACTGGACGAAGTCAAGCCTAGTCTGTCAACCAGCGCCAGCTCAGATTTGGGCTCCAGCGTGTCACAGAGCTACCCGGTAGTGACAG GTCGAGACATGGCAAGCACAACCCTACCAGGGTACCCACCTCACGTTCCCCCCACAGGGCAGGGCAGCTACCCCACCTCTACACTTGCCGGAATGGTCCCTG GAAGTGACTTTTCAGGAAATCCCTACTCTCACCCACAGTACACAACTTACAATGAAGCTTGGCGGTTCAGCAACCCCGCGTTATTAA GTTCCCCTTATTATTATAGTGCCGCATCCCGGGGCTCCGCCCCTCCCACTGCTGCCACTGCCTATGACCGCCACTAG
- the LOC127617634 gene encoding paired box protein Pax-2a isoform X11, with product MDIHCKADPFSAMHRHGGVNQLGGVFVNGRPLPDVVRQRIVELAHQGVRPCDISRQLRVSHGCVSKILGRYYETGSIKPGVIGGSKPKVATPKVVDKIAEYKRQNPTMFAWEIRDRLLAEGVCDNDTVPSVSSINRIIRTKVQQPFHPSSDGTGTPLTTGHTIVPSTASPPVSSASNDPVGSYSINGILGIPRSNGEKRKRDDDGSDGSGPNSDSQGSVESLRKHLRADAFTQQQLEALDRVFERPSYPDVFPTSEHIKPEQANEYSLPALNPGLDEVKPSLSTSASSDLGSSVSQSYPVVTGRDMASTTLPGYPPHVPPTGQGSYPTSTLAGMVPGSDFSGNPYSHPQYTTYNEAWRFSNPALLSSPYYYSAASRGSAPPTAATAYDRH from the exons GGCACGGCGGTGTGAACCAGCTAGGAGGGGTGTTTGTGAATGGCAGACCCCTACCTGACGTGGTCAGGCAAAGAATCGTGGAACTCGCGCATCAAGGAGTCAGACCTTGTGACATCTCAAGACAGCTACGGGTCAGCCATGGCTGTGTCAGCAAAATTCTAGGAAG ATATTATGAAACCGGCAGTATTAAACCTGGAGTTATTGGCGGCTCCAAACCAAAAGTGGCGACGCCCAAAGTTGTGGATAAAATCGCAGAATACAAGCGGCAGAATCCCACAATGTTTGCCTGGGAGATCAGAGACCGACTTCTCGCCGAGGGCGTGTGTGACAACGACACTGTACCAAGTGTTTCATCTATAAACAG GATAATTCGAACCAAAGTTCAGCAGCCTTTCCATCCATCTTCTGATGGCACAGGAACGCCTCTCACCACAGGACACACCATAG TGCCCAGCACAGCTTCCCCACCTGTGTCAAGTGCTTCCAATGACCCTGTGGGGTCCTACTCTATTAATGGCATCCTCGGAATCCCTCGCTCCAACGGTGAAAAGCGAAAACGGGATGATG ATGGTTCAGATGGCTCTGGCCCAAACAGTGATTCTCAGGGTAGTGTGGAGAGTTTACGGAAGCACCTGAGGGCTGATGCCTTCACTCAACAGCAGCTGGAAGCTTTGGACCGGGTGTTTGAGCGGCCGTCATACCCCGATGTCTTCCCCACGTCAGAGCACATCAAGCCAGAGCAG GCTAATGAGTACTCACTACCAGCACTGAACCCTGGACTGGACGAAGTCAAGCCTAGTCTGTCAACCAGCGCCAGCTCAGATTTGGGCTCCAGCGTGTCACAGAGCTACCCGGTAGTGACAG GTCGAGACATGGCAAGCACAACCCTACCAGGGTACCCACCTCACGTTCCCCCCACAGGGCAGGGCAGCTACCCCACCTCTACACTTGCCGGAATGGTCCCTG GAAGTGACTTTTCAGGAAATCCCTACTCTCACCCACAGTACACAACTTACAATGAAGCTTGGCGGTTCAGCAACCCCGCGTTATTAA GTTCCCCTTATTATTATAGTGCCGCATCCCGGGGCTCCGCCCCTCCCACTGCTGCCACTGCCTATGACCGCCACTAG
- the LOC127617634 gene encoding paired box protein Pax-2a isoform X8 has translation MDIHCKADPFSAMHRHGGVNQLGGVFVNGRPLPDVVRQRIVELAHQGVRPCDISRQLRVSHGCVSKILGRYYETGSIKPGVIGGSKPKVATPKVVDKIAEYKRQNPTMFAWEIRDRLLAEGVCDNDTVPSVSSINRIIRTKVQQPFHPSSDGTGTPLTTGHTIVPSTASPPVSSASNDPVGSYSINGILGIPRSNGEKRKRDDVLWSGNHLDGRKIGYYGSDGSGPNSDSQGSVESLRKHLRADAFTQQQLEALDRVFERPSYPDVFPTSEHIKPEQANEYSLPALNPGLDEVKPSLSTSASSDLGSSVSQSYPVVTGRDMASTTLPGYPPHVPPTGQGSYPTSTLAGMVPGSDFSGNPYSHPQYTTYNEAWRFSNPALLSSPYYYSAASRGSAPPTAATAYDRH, from the exons GGCACGGCGGTGTGAACCAGCTAGGAGGGGTGTTTGTGAATGGCAGACCCCTACCTGACGTGGTCAGGCAAAGAATCGTGGAACTCGCGCATCAAGGAGTCAGACCTTGTGACATCTCAAGACAGCTACGGGTCAGCCATGGCTGTGTCAGCAAAATTCTAGGAAG ATATTATGAAACCGGCAGTATTAAACCTGGAGTTATTGGCGGCTCCAAACCAAAAGTGGCGACGCCCAAAGTTGTGGATAAAATCGCAGAATACAAGCGGCAGAATCCCACAATGTTTGCCTGGGAGATCAGAGACCGACTTCTCGCCGAGGGCGTGTGTGACAACGACACTGTACCAAGTGTTTCATCTATAAACAG GATAATTCGAACCAAAGTTCAGCAGCCTTTCCATCCATCTTCTGATGGCACAGGAACGCCTCTCACCACAGGACACACCATAG TGCCCAGCACAGCTTCCCCACCTGTGTCAAGTGCTTCCAATGACCCTGTGGGGTCCTACTCTATTAATGGCATCCTCGGAATCCCTCGCTCCAACGGTGAAAAGCGAAAACGGGATGATG TTCTCTGGAGTGGCAACCACTTGGATGGGAGGAAAATAGGATATT ATGGTTCAGATGGCTCTGGCCCAAACAGTGATTCTCAGGGTAGTGTGGAGAGTTTACGGAAGCACCTGAGGGCTGATGCCTTCACTCAACAGCAGCTGGAAGCTTTGGACCGGGTGTTTGAGCGGCCGTCATACCCCGATGTCTTCCCCACGTCAGAGCACATCAAGCCAGAGCAG GCTAATGAGTACTCACTACCAGCACTGAACCCTGGACTGGACGAAGTCAAGCCTAGTCTGTCAACCAGCGCCAGCTCAGATTTGGGCTCCAGCGTGTCACAGAGCTACCCGGTAGTGACAG GTCGAGACATGGCAAGCACAACCCTACCAGGGTACCCACCTCACGTTCCCCCCACAGGGCAGGGCAGCTACCCCACCTCTACACTTGCCGGAATGGTCCCTG GAAGTGACTTTTCAGGAAATCCCTACTCTCACCCACAGTACACAACTTACAATGAAGCTTGGCGGTTCAGCAACCCCGCGTTATTAA GTTCCCCTTATTATTATAGTGCCGCATCCCGGGGCTCCGCCCCTCCCACTGCTGCCACTGCCTATGACCGCCACTAG
- the LOC127617634 gene encoding paired box protein Pax-2-A isoform X13, which translates to MDIHCKADPFSAMHRHGGVNQLGGVFVNGRPLPDVVRQRIVELAHQGVRPCDISRQLRVSHGCVSKILGRYYETGSIKPGVIGGSKPKVATPKVVDKIAEYKRQNPTMFAWEIRDRLLAEGVCDNDTVPSVSSINRIIRTKVQQPFHPSSDGTGTPLTTGHTIVPSTASPPVSSASNDPVGSYSINGILGIPRSNGEKRKRDDDGSDGSGPNSDSQGSVESLRKHLRADAFTQQQLEALDRVFERPSYPDVFPTSEHIKPEQANEYSLPALNPGLDEVKPSLSTSASSDLGSSVSQSYPVVTESHSSSMCVKQEPNEASMAPFTPSSLAVTGLAELLPLQPSVSVDASTPCYGAYAHHAPSYGQYASQPIIAGRDMASTTLPGYPPHVPPTGQGSYPTSTLAGMVPGSDFSGNPYSHPQYTTYNEAWRFSNPALLSSPYYYSAASRGSAPPTAATAYDRH; encoded by the exons GGCACGGCGGTGTGAACCAGCTAGGAGGGGTGTTTGTGAATGGCAGACCCCTACCTGACGTGGTCAGGCAAAGAATCGTGGAACTCGCGCATCAAGGAGTCAGACCTTGTGACATCTCAAGACAGCTACGGGTCAGCCATGGCTGTGTCAGCAAAATTCTAGGAAG ATATTATGAAACCGGCAGTATTAAACCTGGAGTTATTGGCGGCTCCAAACCAAAAGTGGCGACGCCCAAAGTTGTGGATAAAATCGCAGAATACAAGCGGCAGAATCCCACAATGTTTGCCTGGGAGATCAGAGACCGACTTCTCGCCGAGGGCGTGTGTGACAACGACACTGTACCAAGTGTTTCATCTATAAACAG GATAATTCGAACCAAAGTTCAGCAGCCTTTCCATCCATCTTCTGATGGCACAGGAACGCCTCTCACCACAGGACACACCATAG TGCCCAGCACAGCTTCCCCACCTGTGTCAAGTGCTTCCAATGACCCTGTGGGGTCCTACTCTATTAATGGCATCCTCGGAATCCCTCGCTCCAACGGTGAAAAGCGAAAACGGGATGATG ATGGTTCAGATGGCTCTGGCCCAAACAGTGATTCTCAGGGTAGTGTGGAGAGTTTACGGAAGCACCTGAGGGCTGATGCCTTCACTCAACAGCAGCTGGAAGCTTTGGACCGGGTGTTTGAGCGGCCGTCATACCCCGATGTCTTCCCCACGTCAGAGCACATCAAGCCAGAGCAG GCTAATGAGTACTCACTACCAGCACTGAACCCTGGACTGGACGAAGTCAAGCCTAGTCTGTCAACCAGCGCCAGCTCAGATTTGGGCTCCAGCGTGTCACAGAGCTACCCGGTAGTGACAG AGTCGCATTCATCGTCCATGTGTGTTAAGCAGGAGCCGAACGAGGCTTCCATGGCTCCTTTCACCCCTTCCTCACTGGCAGTCACGGGTCTAGCGGAACTGTTGCCCCTCCAGCCCAGCGTGTCAGTAGATGCCTCCACCCCCTGCTACGGCGCTTATGCCCATCATGCCCCCAGCTACGGCCAGTATGCAAGCCAGCCTATTATAGCAG GTCGAGACATGGCAAGCACAACCCTACCAGGGTACCCACCTCACGTTCCCCCCACAGGGCAGGGCAGCTACCCCACCTCTACACTTGCCGGAATGGTCCCTG GAAGTGACTTTTCAGGAAATCCCTACTCTCACCCACAGTACACAACTTACAATGAAGCTTGGCGGTTCAGCAACCCCGCGTTATTAA GTTCCCCTTATTATTATAGTGCCGCATCCCGGGGCTCCGCCCCTCCCACTGCTGCCACTGCCTATGACCGCCACTAG
- the LOC127617634 gene encoding paired box protein Pax-2a isoform X6, translated as MDIHCKADPFSAMHLSHIGHGGVNQLGGVFVNGRPLPDVVRQRIVELAHQGVRPCDISRQLRVSHGCVSKILGRYYETGSIKPGVIGGSKPKVATPKVVDKIAEYKRQNPTMFAWEIRDRLLAEGVCDNDTVPSVSSINRIIRTKVQQPFHPSSDGTGTPLTTGHTIVPSTASPPVSSASNDPVGSYSINGILGIPRSNGEKRKRDDVLWSGNHLDGRKIGYYGSDGSGPNSDSQGSVESLRKHLRADAFTQQQLEALDRVFERPSYPDVFPTSEHIKPEQANEYSLPALNPGLDEVKPSLSTSASSDLGSSVSQSYPVVTGRDMASTTLPGYPPHVPPTGQGSYPTSTLAGMVPGSDFSGNPYSHPQYTTYNEAWRFSNPALLSSPYYYSAASRGSAPPTAATAYDRH; from the exons TATCCCATATAGGGCACGGCGGTGTGAACCAGCTAGGAGGGGTGTTTGTGAATGGCAGACCCCTACCTGACGTGGTCAGGCAAAGAATCGTGGAACTCGCGCATCAAGGAGTCAGACCTTGTGACATCTCAAGACAGCTACGGGTCAGCCATGGCTGTGTCAGCAAAATTCTAGGAAG ATATTATGAAACCGGCAGTATTAAACCTGGAGTTATTGGCGGCTCCAAACCAAAAGTGGCGACGCCCAAAGTTGTGGATAAAATCGCAGAATACAAGCGGCAGAATCCCACAATGTTTGCCTGGGAGATCAGAGACCGACTTCTCGCCGAGGGCGTGTGTGACAACGACACTGTACCAAGTGTTTCATCTATAAACAG GATAATTCGAACCAAAGTTCAGCAGCCTTTCCATCCATCTTCTGATGGCACAGGAACGCCTCTCACCACAGGACACACCATAG TGCCCAGCACAGCTTCCCCACCTGTGTCAAGTGCTTCCAATGACCCTGTGGGGTCCTACTCTATTAATGGCATCCTCGGAATCCCTCGCTCCAACGGTGAAAAGCGAAAACGGGATGATG TTCTCTGGAGTGGCAACCACTTGGATGGGAGGAAAATAGGATATT ATGGTTCAGATGGCTCTGGCCCAAACAGTGATTCTCAGGGTAGTGTGGAGAGTTTACGGAAGCACCTGAGGGCTGATGCCTTCACTCAACAGCAGCTGGAAGCTTTGGACCGGGTGTTTGAGCGGCCGTCATACCCCGATGTCTTCCCCACGTCAGAGCACATCAAGCCAGAGCAG GCTAATGAGTACTCACTACCAGCACTGAACCCTGGACTGGACGAAGTCAAGCCTAGTCTGTCAACCAGCGCCAGCTCAGATTTGGGCTCCAGCGTGTCACAGAGCTACCCGGTAGTGACAG GTCGAGACATGGCAAGCACAACCCTACCAGGGTACCCACCTCACGTTCCCCCCACAGGGCAGGGCAGCTACCCCACCTCTACACTTGCCGGAATGGTCCCTG GAAGTGACTTTTCAGGAAATCCCTACTCTCACCCACAGTACACAACTTACAATGAAGCTTGGCGGTTCAGCAACCCCGCGTTATTAA GTTCCCCTTATTATTATAGTGCCGCATCCCGGGGCTCCGCCCCTCCCACTGCTGCCACTGCCTATGACCGCCACTAG